The genomic interval GCTGCGGATGTCGTCCTCGATGGCGCCAAAGGCCGCGGCGGACGACCCCTCGGTCAGGCCCTGCACCGATTTGATGCCGTGTTCTTTCAGAATCCGTTGCACGCCGCGGATCGTATAGCCCTCGCTGTAAAGCAGATGGCGGATGCCGCGCAGCAAATCGACGTCGTCCGGGCGATAGTAGCGCCGGCCGCCGCTTCGTTTCATCGGCTTGATCTGCGCAAACCGGGTTTCCCAGAACCGCAGGACATGCTGGGGAACATCGAGATCAGCAGCGACCTCGCTGATGGTCCGGAAGGCATCCGGTGCTTTGTCCAAATGCTCGCTCCTCTGCCAATCGTGTGCCGAACGCCGGACCAGTGTCCCGATTCCGAGGTTCGCATGCCCTCGCAGCAACCTTTGATGCGAACTTAGGAATCAAAGGGACACTAGCCTAGTCAGACTTGGTGTCGGCGCCGTTGCCGTTGCTGTTACCGTTGATCCGCTGCTTCAGAATAGCCGACGGCTTGAATACCATCACGCGACGCGGAGAGATCGGCACCTCGGTGCCGGTCTTGGGATTGCGGCCGATACGCTGGCC from Nitrobacter sp. NHB1 carries:
- a CDS encoding MerR family transcriptional regulator gives rise to the protein MDKAPDAFRTISEVAADLDVPQHVLRFWETRFAQIKPMKRSGGRRYYRPDDVDLLRGIRHLLYSEGYTIRGVQRILKEHGIKSVQGLTEGSSAAAFGAIEDDIRSTLGAIDDDDAPGYETEDHEDDEDVGDSLPRAREPGEHKPLRHDLDDVLWSGPDSAAIRGVSAGLDLAKLKDVLAELVACRQLLDSALTDG